The following are encoded together in the Pseudidiomarina andamanensis genome:
- the adk gene encoding adenylate kinase — protein sequence MRIILLGAPGAGKGTQAQFLMKTFGIPQISTGDMLRAAIKDGTELGKQAKAVMDAGKLVSDDIMIGLVKERVAQPDCQNGFLLDGFPRTIPQADGMHAAGIDVDVVLEFDVPDEVIVERMAGRRVHPGSGRVYHVTYNPPKVEGKDDETGDDLVIRDDDKEETVRKRLAIYHEQTEPLVAYYRKLAEQGQVQFHKIDGTGDVEDISNELGRLLK from the coding sequence ATGCGCATTATCCTGTTGGGCGCACCAGGCGCAGGGAAAGGTACACAAGCGCAGTTCTTAATGAAAACTTTTGGGATTCCGCAAATCTCAACGGGTGACATGTTACGAGCTGCAATTAAGGACGGTACCGAATTAGGTAAGCAAGCTAAAGCGGTCATGGATGCCGGTAAATTAGTGTCTGACGACATTATGATTGGCTTGGTCAAAGAGCGCGTGGCACAGCCTGATTGTCAAAACGGCTTTTTACTTGATGGTTTCCCACGGACAATTCCACAAGCCGATGGTATGCATGCTGCCGGTATCGATGTTGACGTGGTACTTGAATTTGACGTGCCGGACGAAGTGATTGTTGAGCGTATGGCTGGTCGCCGTGTGCATCCGGGTTCAGGTCGTGTGTATCATGTAACTTACAATCCACCGAAAGTGGAAGGTAAGGATGACGAAACAGGCGATGATTTGGTGATTCGCGATGACGACAAAGAAGAAACTGTGCGTAAGCGCTTGGCAATTTATCATGAACAAACCGAGCCTTTAGTTGCATATTATCGTAAACTAGCCGAACAAGGTCAGGTTCAATTCCATAAAATTGATGGAACTGGTGACGTAGAAGACATTAGTAACGAGCTCGGTCGCTTGTTGAAATAA
- a CDS encoding MotA/TolQ/ExbB proton channel family protein: MVYLVELWESIRDFLGTGGDVLYVVMGALFLMWVLMIERYWFLTGVFPKLKKQIISDWDARKDTTSWYAHKIRDAWISEADEKLNARILLIKTCVAICPLIGLLGTVTGMIAVFEIMAVQGTGNPRLMASGISMATIPTMAGMVAALSGMFFASRLEARVRRAKERLIDSLPHH; this comes from the coding sequence ATGGTCTACCTGGTGGAGCTCTGGGAATCTATCAGGGATTTTCTGGGTACCGGTGGCGACGTCTTGTACGTCGTCATGGGGGCGCTCTTTCTCATGTGGGTTCTCATGATTGAGCGTTATTGGTTCCTGACCGGCGTATTCCCTAAGCTGAAGAAACAAATCATCAGCGACTGGGATGCCCGGAAAGATACCACCTCATGGTACGCTCACAAAATCCGTGATGCATGGATTTCTGAAGCCGACGAAAAACTAAATGCGCGTATTTTGTTGATCAAAACCTGCGTAGCGATTTGTCCGTTAATCGGACTACTAGGTACCGTAACGGGTATGATTGCAGTATTTGAAATCATGGCTGTACAAGGTACCGGTAACCCACGCTTGATGGCGTCGGGTATTTCGATGGCAACAATCCCGACAATGGCGGGCATGGTTGCAGCATTGTCAGGTATGTTCTTCGCCTCTCGCTTAGAAGCACGGGTGCGTCGAGCGAAAGAAAGATTGATCGACAGTTTGCCACATCATTAA
- the dnaX gene encoding DNA polymerase III subunit gamma/tau has protein sequence MSYQVLARKWRPRNFGEVVGQQHVLKPLFNALQTGRLHHAWLLTGTRGVGKTTIARILAKSLNCEQGITAEPCGQCSACTAIDQGRFVDLLEIDAASRTKVEDTRELLDNVQYAPTQGRFKVYLIDEVHMLSRHSFNALLKTLEEPPEHVKFLLATTDPQKLPITVLSRCLQFNLKALSRDEIANHLMQVLKSENIAFEEPAIQALARAAQGSMRDALSLTDQAIAQGDHSVSMHGVQQMLGSVPSFQLINLMQNVLSGDAETMLSTLEQVAGQVPDLSGLLPELQNLIHQMALYKAVPETAHATGLEQAGQHLAQQLPAELLQVFYDILVQGRRDLNYASDVRSGVEMTLLRLMAFRPEYLEVVETPAEMVTKIKPVTATAPPPSALTDDMPAERLHQVDNSNHHDAANYDAVAEEPESHTEVRGEVNPEANAEQAADFNESVAPSELEGTQEPTPQSDLQALLATRSALAQKKNREVTTSEAANEPAQKQPAVEQADTKLNQQAKHEPPQEQPQEAAQTAPQSAENTPIEMPEIDAQITDSTQRAAEIDRWSAMIDALDLHGLTRQLARNSVLQKEHDQYVLMVRKNWAYLLNDGAVGTIKEAMATQFDMTLRDILVGDAEAATPVEIQQRINTHRLNIAQQTLAKDPIAQQIESEFGAQLKADSVKPD, from the coding sequence ATGAGCTATCAAGTTCTCGCACGTAAGTGGCGACCCCGCAATTTTGGCGAAGTAGTTGGGCAACAACATGTGTTGAAGCCGCTCTTTAATGCCTTACAAACAGGTCGATTACATCACGCCTGGTTACTCACCGGTACTCGCGGTGTTGGTAAAACAACCATTGCTCGAATACTTGCAAAAAGCCTCAATTGTGAGCAAGGGATCACCGCGGAACCTTGCGGTCAATGTAGTGCCTGCACGGCTATCGATCAGGGACGCTTTGTTGATCTTCTAGAAATCGATGCCGCTTCACGAACCAAAGTTGAAGATACGCGTGAATTACTCGATAACGTACAGTACGCACCAACCCAAGGTCGCTTTAAGGTCTATCTGATAGACGAAGTGCACATGTTATCGCGCCATAGCTTCAATGCGTTGTTAAAAACGCTTGAAGAGCCGCCTGAGCACGTTAAATTTTTATTAGCGACAACTGACCCGCAAAAACTGCCTATTACGGTGCTATCCCGCTGTTTACAGTTCAATTTGAAAGCGTTGTCGCGCGATGAAATTGCCAACCACTTAATGCAGGTACTCAAATCCGAGAATATCGCTTTTGAGGAGCCGGCAATACAGGCATTGGCGCGTGCCGCGCAGGGCAGTATGCGCGATGCTTTGAGTTTAACAGACCAAGCCATTGCGCAAGGCGACCATTCGGTAAGCATGCATGGCGTGCAACAAATGCTTGGCAGTGTTCCGAGTTTCCAATTAATTAACCTGATGCAAAATGTGTTGAGTGGTGATGCGGAAACAATGCTTAGTACGCTAGAGCAAGTTGCGGGACAAGTACCTGATCTCAGTGGGTTATTGCCAGAGCTGCAAAACCTTATTCACCAGATGGCATTGTACAAAGCGGTGCCAGAAACCGCCCATGCCACCGGTTTAGAGCAAGCTGGGCAGCATTTAGCACAGCAGTTACCAGCTGAGTTATTACAGGTGTTCTACGACATATTGGTTCAAGGTCGTCGTGATTTAAATTACGCGAGTGACGTTCGTAGTGGTGTCGAAATGACGCTACTGCGCTTAATGGCATTTCGGCCAGAATATCTCGAGGTAGTAGAAACGCCGGCCGAGATGGTCACCAAGATAAAGCCAGTAACAGCAACGGCACCACCGCCATCGGCCCTGACTGATGATATGCCAGCAGAGCGGTTGCATCAGGTAGATAATTCGAATCATCACGATGCGGCAAATTATGATGCGGTTGCTGAAGAACCTGAGTCTCATACAGAAGTTCGTGGCGAAGTTAATCCAGAAGCGAATGCAGAACAAGCTGCCGACTTTAATGAAAGTGTCGCGCCATCTGAATTAGAAGGGACGCAAGAGCCCACCCCGCAAAGTGATTTACAGGCGCTGTTAGCAACACGTAGCGCACTGGCGCAAAAAAAAAATCGTGAAGTAACAACAAGTGAAGCTGCCAACGAGCCGGCTCAGAAACAACCTGCAGTTGAACAAGCTGACACCAAGTTGAATCAACAGGCTAAGCATGAACCGCCTCAAGAGCAGCCTCAAGAAGCTGCTCAAACAGCGCCTCAATCAGCGGAAAACACGCCGATTGAGATGCCAGAAATTGATGCGCAAATCACCGATAGCACGCAACGGGCCGCAGAAATTGATCGTTGGTCAGCCATGATTGATGCACTCGATTTGCATGGTTTGACGCGGCAGTTGGCGCGTAATAGTGTGTTGCAAAAAGAACACGACCAGTATGTGTTAATGGTGAGAAAAAACTGGGCCTACCTGTTGAATGACGGCGCAGTCGGCACCATTAAAGAAGCCATGGCGACGCAATTTGATATGACGTTGCGTGATATTTTGGTGGGTGATGCCGAGGCTGCAACGCCGGTTGAAATTCAGCAGCGCATTAATACTCATCGATTGAACATCGCGCAGCAAACGCTGGCGAAAGACCCGATTGCGCAGCAAATTGAAAGCGAATTTGGAGCACAGCTAAAGGCTGACTCCGTCAAACCAGATTAA
- a CDS encoding HvfB family MNIO-type RiPP peptide maturase, which produces MRRIVGLGLRREFLADVLQQNPVVDFWEIAPENWLERGYEATYQLDRLREHYPLFCHGLSLSIGSPDPLDESFILKIKAFLERFNIDRYSEHLSYCSAGGHLYDLLPIPFSEEAADYVAQRVKRVQELLERPLILENVSYYAPAATELNELEFINRVLEQANCELLLDVNNVFVNSVNHQYDPIQFIKGLPTERISYGHIAGHFEEEPDLLIDTHGAPVRPEVLELLALSYEHHGPFPVLLERDFNIPPLAELLKEMQAVKNVTQQPEVA; this is translated from the coding sequence GTGCGGCGCATAGTTGGTTTAGGATTACGACGGGAGTTCTTAGCGGACGTTTTGCAACAGAATCCCGTCGTCGATTTTTGGGAAATCGCACCAGAAAATTGGCTCGAGCGTGGCTATGAAGCAACCTATCAGCTTGATCGCCTGCGCGAGCATTACCCGTTGTTTTGCCATGGTCTCTCGCTGTCTATTGGCAGCCCCGATCCGTTAGACGAATCTTTTATATTAAAGATTAAAGCATTTCTCGAACGCTTCAATATCGACCGTTATAGCGAACATTTAAGCTATTGCTCGGCAGGCGGTCATTTGTATGATTTACTGCCTATCCCTTTCAGTGAAGAAGCTGCCGATTATGTTGCACAGCGTGTGAAGCGCGTTCAAGAGCTATTAGAGCGTCCTTTGATATTAGAAAATGTTTCGTACTATGCGCCGGCCGCAACGGAACTTAATGAACTTGAGTTCATTAATCGCGTGTTAGAACAAGCCAATTGTGAACTGTTACTTGATGTGAATAATGTGTTTGTGAATAGCGTCAACCATCAGTACGACCCAATTCAATTTATCAAGGGATTACCAACTGAGCGCATCAGTTATGGGCATATTGCCGGACACTTTGAAGAAGAACCTGACCTGCTCATTGATACGCATGGTGCACCAGTGCGCCCCGAAGTATTAGAGTTACTGGCATTAAGTTATGAGCATCATGGCCCATTTCCGGTGTTGTTAGAACGTGACTTCAATATTCCACCTTTAGCCGAGCTATTGAAAGAAATGCAGGCAGTCAAAAATGTAACGCAACAGCCTGAGGTTGCATGA
- the recR gene encoding recombination mediator RecR, translating into MRLSPAIQELVQALRLLPGVGPKSAQRMTFQLLERQREGALRLAHALTEAVEKVGHCNQCRTLTEEETCAICANAKRRESGLLCIVETPADVLAIEQTGQYQGCYFVLMGHLSPLDGIGPEDIGLDVLAKRLQQEAIEEIILATNPTVEGEATAHFIADLARSRNIRTSRIAHGVPVGGELEYVDQATLGHAFSGRKVIDHN; encoded by the coding sequence ATGCGTCTTAGTCCGGCAATACAAGAGCTTGTGCAAGCGTTACGGTTATTACCAGGCGTTGGCCCAAAGAGCGCGCAACGCATGACATTTCAGTTGCTAGAACGGCAGCGCGAAGGCGCTTTGCGGCTAGCACATGCGTTAACGGAAGCCGTGGAGAAAGTGGGGCATTGTAACCAATGTCGCACGCTCACCGAGGAAGAAACGTGCGCGATTTGCGCCAACGCCAAGCGTCGTGAGAGTGGCTTGCTGTGCATTGTCGAGACACCTGCGGACGTATTAGCCATAGAGCAAACAGGACAGTACCAAGGTTGTTACTTTGTGCTAATGGGGCATTTGTCACCGTTAGATGGCATAGGACCCGAAGATATTGGCTTGGATGTATTGGCAAAACGTTTGCAACAAGAAGCGATTGAAGAAATTATTCTTGCAACCAACCCTACTGTTGAAGGTGAAGCCACAGCTCACTTTATCGCCGATTTAGCGCGGTCTCGAAACATTCGAACCTCGCGGATTGCACACGGCGTGCCGGTAGGAGGCGAGCTTGAATATGTGGATCAAGCAACACTTGGGCACGCCTTCAGTGGTCGTAAGGTTATCGATCACAACTAA
- a CDS encoding response regulator: protein MSLQLLLVEDKPATREQLLQIIEQSPFTVSCANDGLDGLNRSKSQYFDVVLVDHKMPLMDGLALIKNLRQSEHYQQTPIILMTTQDAAQVQPLADKAGANLCLPKPVEAQRLLGLLNDLAATTGNPQQTTA, encoded by the coding sequence ATGTCACTTCAATTATTGCTGGTTGAGGATAAACCAGCGACGCGGGAGCAATTGCTGCAAATTATTGAGCAAAGCCCGTTTACGGTTAGCTGTGCCAATGATGGCCTCGACGGCTTAAATCGTTCTAAAAGTCAGTATTTCGATGTGGTGTTGGTGGATCACAAGATGCCATTGATGGACGGCTTGGCGCTGATTAAAAATCTGCGTCAGTCGGAACATTACCAACAAACGCCAATTATTTTGATGACCACACAAGATGCTGCGCAAGTTCAACCACTAGCAGATAAAGCTGGTGCGAATTTGTGCTTGCCAAAACCTGTAGAAGCGCAACGTCTTTTGGGATTACTCAATGATCTTGCTGCGACAACAGGTAATCCGCAACAAACAACTGCCTGA
- a CDS encoding HvfA family oxazolone/thioamide-modified RiPP metallophore, which produces MKAMKKSVSVAVGALLVSAAGVTASANPFGFTELPGGYQQEQQQQQKQEMRCGGNKDAKKAKEGKCGEGKCGEGKCGGDKAMEKMDEKAKERMSEKAKEGKCGEGKCGEGKCGA; this is translated from the coding sequence ATGAAAGCGATGAAAAAATCAGTTTCAGTAGCAGTGGGTGCATTATTAGTAAGTGCAGCGGGTGTAACAGCTTCTGCGAATCCATTTGGTTTTACTGAGTTACCTGGTGGCTATCAGCAAGAGCAGCAACAGCAACAGAAGCAAGAAATGCGTTGCGGCGGAAACAAAGATGCCAAGAAAGCCAAAGAAGGCAAATGTGGCGAAGGCAAGTGCGGTGAAGGCAAATGTGGTGGCGACAAAGCCATGGAAAAAATGGACGAGAAAGCTAAAGAACGCATGAGCGAGAAAGCCAAAGAAGGTAAATGTGGCGAAGGCAAATGTGGCGAAGGGAAGTGCGGCGCATAG
- a CDS encoding HvfC family RiPP maturation protein, translated as MSNFQRIQQQWSQWLRQPDSAERPNVEGRRLKVYQRLVRNNIESFITRGFPVLFSTLTTEQEREMLRAFVATHQSKSPLFSAIGAEFVEFLATFEAPWLPEWSYQLAVYERMEVDVYHFDLPCILPPLDTELEQVVWQVNPSLQWHAFDYPVHTIQPDIIPSEPLEQPCYLAVYRVDDIGNDNFTSAVKFLQLNAVTMMLVDYLIQRPHLTLLAIAEHLAGQLPQFSPEQLHQGLLATVPETIPKSFVVPEPQLKYDPHRKF; from the coding sequence ATGAGTAATTTTCAGCGTATTCAACAACAATGGTCGCAGTGGTTGCGTCAACCGGATAGCGCTGAACGGCCAAATGTCGAAGGGCGACGTTTAAAGGTGTATCAGCGGTTGGTTCGTAACAACATAGAAAGTTTTATCACAAGAGGCTTTCCGGTGTTGTTCAGCACTCTGACTACAGAGCAGGAACGTGAAATGCTGCGCGCCTTTGTGGCAACGCATCAATCAAAGTCACCGCTATTTTCGGCGATTGGAGCTGAATTTGTTGAATTTTTAGCGACGTTTGAAGCGCCATGGTTACCTGAATGGAGTTATCAACTCGCTGTTTACGAACGTATGGAAGTTGATGTCTATCATTTTGACTTGCCTTGTATTTTACCGCCGCTTGATACCGAACTAGAGCAAGTTGTTTGGCAAGTAAACCCATCACTGCAGTGGCATGCATTTGATTATCCCGTGCACACCATTCAACCTGACATCATTCCGAGTGAACCGCTTGAGCAGCCATGTTATTTGGCGGTATATCGCGTTGATGACATCGGCAATGATAATTTCACGTCCGCGGTCAAATTTCTGCAACTTAATGCTGTTACCATGATGCTTGTCGATTATTTGATTCAGCGTCCTCATCTTACACTGCTGGCAATTGCTGAACATCTAGCCGGTCAGTTACCACAATTTTCGCCAGAACAATTGCATCAAGGTTTGCTCGCGACGGTGCCAGAAACTATACCAAAGAGCTTTGTTGTTCCCGAGCCACAATTAAAGTATGATCCGCACCGCAAATTTTAG
- a CDS encoding YbaB/EbfC family nucleoid-associated protein, with the protein MFKGGGLGNMMKQAQQMQERMQKAQAEIANLEVTGEAGAGMVKVTMLGNHNVRRVSIDPSLFEDDDSEMIEDLVAAAINDAVRRVEQTSKDKMAEVTGGMNLPPGFKMPF; encoded by the coding sequence ATGTTTAAAGGTGGTGGTTTAGGCAACATGATGAAGCAGGCGCAGCAAATGCAGGAGCGTATGCAAAAAGCGCAGGCTGAAATCGCAAACCTTGAAGTAACGGGCGAAGCCGGTGCTGGTATGGTTAAAGTAACCATGTTAGGTAACCATAATGTTCGTCGCGTGAGCATCGACCCTAGCTTGTTTGAAGACGACGACAGCGAAATGATTGAAGATTTGGTTGCTGCGGCAATTAATGATGCAGTGCGTCGCGTTGAGCAAACCAGCAAAGACAAAATGGCTGAAGTCACTGGCGGTATGAATTTACCACCAGGTTTTAAAATGCCTTTCTAA
- the apt gene encoding adenine phosphoribosyltransferase: MQIESFIRAIPDYPKPGILFRDITPLLADGEAFRHTINVLAERYREQGVTKIVGIEARGFIFATALAYAMGIGFVPLRKPGKLPRKTVSQTYALEYGEDKLELHADDINAADKVVVVDDLLATGGTILAAVEMLKKQQATIIECAFIITLADLPGAQRLQQAKIPYYTLCSF, encoded by the coding sequence ATGCAGATAGAAAGCTTTATCCGAGCCATTCCGGATTATCCAAAACCCGGCATTTTATTTCGTGATATCACACCGCTACTTGCTGATGGTGAAGCATTTCGGCACACGATTAATGTACTTGCTGAGCGTTATCGTGAACAAGGTGTTACCAAAATTGTAGGCATTGAAGCTCGTGGGTTTATTTTTGCCACCGCATTAGCTTACGCGATGGGAATTGGCTTCGTGCCCTTACGGAAGCCGGGTAAACTGCCACGCAAAACCGTGTCACAAACGTATGCGCTGGAGTATGGTGAAGATAAATTGGAACTTCACGCTGACGATATTAACGCTGCCGATAAGGTGGTGGTCGTTGACGATTTACTGGCGACCGGTGGCACAATTTTGGCAGCGGTAGAAATGCTCAAGAAGCAGCAAGCGACCATTATTGAATGCGCATTTATTATCACGCTTGCAGATTTACCAGGTGCTCAGCGGTTACAACAAGCCAAGATTCCATACTATACCCTGTGCTCATTTTAA
- a CDS encoding ExbD/TolR family protein: MARKRFREEEDAAIDMTPMLDIVFIMLIFFIVTTSFVKEAGIDVNKPEASQAEKKPSANIFIAIRANGEVWMDKRMVDVERVGANIERLLAEQPTDIVVIQADKEAKHGVVVKVMDQIKEAGIDKISIAAEDD; this comes from the coding sequence ATGGCACGTAAACGTTTTCGTGAAGAGGAAGATGCAGCGATCGATATGACGCCGATGCTCGACATCGTATTCATCATGTTGATCTTCTTCATCGTAACCACCTCTTTCGTTAAAGAAGCTGGTATTGACGTGAACAAGCCAGAAGCGAGTCAGGCGGAGAAGAAACCTTCTGCCAACATCTTTATCGCAATTCGTGCGAATGGCGAAGTTTGGATGGACAAGCGTATGGTTGATGTAGAGCGTGTAGGCGCGAACATCGAACGTCTATTGGCAGAACAGCCAACTGATATCGTAGTGATTCAGGCGGACAAAGAAGCCAAGCATGGTGTTGTCGTAAAAGTCATGGATCAAATTAAGGAAGCGGGTATTGACAAGATATCCATAGCCGCAGAGGACGATTAA
- a CDS encoding MAPEG family protein — MDMTLTISMLYAGLLTLLYVALSVNIIRLRWRDRVGIGTGDSQDLKVAVRIHGNFAEYVPLSLILFVLMELQGASAALLHALGAAFFVARVCHALGLTMSIGPSWARTVGVLGTFGVLLLQAGFVIGVFIGGSL; from the coding sequence ATGGACATGACGTTAACGATTAGTATGTTGTATGCAGGCTTATTGACGCTGCTTTATGTTGCGCTTTCGGTCAATATTATTCGGTTACGCTGGCGTGACCGTGTCGGCATCGGTACCGGTGATTCGCAAGACTTGAAAGTCGCAGTACGCATTCATGGTAACTTCGCTGAGTATGTTCCATTGTCATTAATTCTGTTTGTTTTAATGGAATTGCAAGGCGCTTCAGCAGCGCTTCTTCATGCACTAGGCGCAGCATTTTTCGTTGCCCGCGTGTGTCATGCACTAGGTCTAACGATGTCTATTGGACCGTCATGGGCACGCACTGTGGGTGTACTCGGTACCTTTGGTGTGTTGCTGTTGCAAGCCGGCTTTGTCATTGGCGTATTTATTGGTGGCTCGTTATGA
- a CDS encoding energy transducer TonB, whose protein sequence is MVRFIVSILLGAAATFLLFAFMAFLISGGEGRNEGPPPTAPIELVTTPPDSDVDQRRRTPPPPPPPPQQPPETPPNEPDTSDSDGMNLDLGFEVDVGGTDTGLNAGGLMVRDGEATPIVRINPRYPPAAARDGIQGWVQLRFTIDETGGVTDVEVIDSEPRRVFDQEARRALLRWKYKPKVVDGKAVRQPGQTVQLDFTLDME, encoded by the coding sequence ATGGTGCGCTTTATAGTATCAATACTATTAGGTGCTGCAGCTACGTTCCTTCTGTTCGCTTTCATGGCTTTTTTGATTAGCGGCGGTGAGGGACGTAACGAAGGTCCACCACCGACTGCACCGATCGAACTTGTAACAACGCCACCGGATTCGGATGTGGATCAGCGTCGCCGTACGCCACCACCACCTCCGCCTCCGCCTCAGCAACCGCCTGAGACTCCGCCAAACGAGCCTGATACTTCAGACTCAGATGGTATGAATCTCGACTTAGGTTTTGAGGTAGATGTTGGTGGTACCGATACAGGCTTGAACGCTGGCGGTTTGATGGTTCGCGACGGTGAAGCAACACCTATCGTTCGTATCAACCCACGCTATCCGCCTGCAGCGGCACGTGACGGTATTCAAGGTTGGGTGCAATTGCGCTTTACAATCGACGAAACCGGCGGTGTAACTGACGTTGAAGTTATCGACTCAGAGCCACGTCGTGTGTTTGACCAAGAAGCTCGTCGCGCATTATTGCGTTGGAAGTACAAGCCGAAGGTTGTTGACGGTAAAGCTGTACGCCAGCCAGGTCAGACGGTCCAGCTCGACTTTACGTTGGATATGGAGTAA
- the htpG gene encoding molecular chaperone HtpG, protein MAETRQAETHGFQTEVKQLLHLMIHSLYSNKEIFLRELVSNASDAADKLRFKALSDSTLLADDAELFVRVSADKDAGTITISDNGIGMTRDEVMTNLGTIAKSGTADFFSQLSGDQAKDSRLIGQFGVGFYSAFIVADSVTVRTRAAGSDTAIEWFSRGEGEYDLRDIEKAKRGTDIILHLRDDAHEYLDEWRLKSIITKYSDHLSIPVQMPKRDDDQKQDGWESVNSGQALWTREKSEISDDEYKEFYKTIAHDFDEPLLWSHNKVEGTSEYTSLLYIPKRAPWDLWNRETQHGIKLYVKRVFIMDDAKQLMPTYLRFVRGLMDSSDLPLNVSREILQDNKITRSMRNGSTKKILSMLSKLAKDDAEKYQEFWNTFGAVLKEGPAEDQGNQETIASLLRFASTHEDTSEAKVSLDAYIERMPEKQEKIYYIVADSYEAARDNPALEIFRKKGIEVLLLSERIDEWLMSHLTEYKEKSFQSVTRGDLDLGELDDAETKKQQEASEKAFETQLKRFEKALGDTVKTVRVTHRLTESPACIVTDDNDMSTQMAKLMEAAGQKVPETKYIFEINPEHTLVQRIVELDDDSRFSEWAHVLLDQATLAERGSLKDPAKFVARMNKLMLDLTQA, encoded by the coding sequence ATGGCGGAGACCCGTCAAGCAGAAACCCACGGTTTTCAAACCGAAGTGAAGCAGTTGCTTCATTTAATGATTCATTCACTTTATTCAAATAAAGAAATCTTTCTGCGCGAGCTCGTATCGAATGCATCGGATGCTGCCGATAAGCTACGTTTCAAAGCATTAAGCGATAGTACGTTACTCGCTGACGATGCTGAGTTGTTCGTGCGCGTGAGTGCTGATAAAGATGCTGGTACCATTACCATCAGCGATAACGGTATTGGTATGACGCGCGATGAAGTCATGACGAATCTCGGTACTATCGCAAAATCGGGTACCGCTGATTTCTTTAGTCAATTGTCTGGTGACCAGGCAAAAGATAGCCGCTTAATTGGTCAGTTTGGTGTTGGCTTCTATTCGGCATTTATTGTCGCCGACAGCGTGACCGTTCGCACCCGTGCCGCTGGTTCGGACACTGCTATTGAGTGGTTCTCACGCGGAGAAGGTGAGTACGATCTGCGTGATATCGAAAAAGCGAAACGCGGTACCGATATTATCTTGCATTTGCGCGATGACGCGCATGAGTACCTTGATGAGTGGCGCTTAAAGAGCATCATCACAAAATACTCAGACCACTTAAGTATTCCTGTTCAAATGCCGAAGCGTGACGATGACCAGAAACAAGACGGTTGGGAATCGGTTAACTCTGGGCAAGCGTTGTGGACTCGTGAAAAGTCAGAAATATCAGATGACGAATACAAAGAGTTCTACAAGACTATTGCGCACGATTTCGATGAACCGTTGTTGTGGAGCCACAATAAGGTTGAAGGCACATCAGAATATACCAGCTTACTTTACATTCCGAAGCGCGCGCCATGGGATTTATGGAATCGTGAAACGCAACACGGTATTAAACTGTATGTAAAACGCGTATTCATTATGGATGACGCCAAGCAGTTAATGCCGACCTATCTGCGTTTTGTGCGCGGTTTAATGGATTCATCGGATCTGCCGCTGAACGTGTCTCGCGAAATTTTGCAGGACAACAAAATTACTCGCTCCATGCGCAATGGTAGCACTAAGAAAATTCTAAGTATGCTGAGTAAGCTGGCCAAAGACGATGCCGAGAAGTATCAAGAATTTTGGAATACCTTTGGTGCGGTATTAAAAGAAGGGCCAGCGGAAGACCAAGGCAACCAAGAAACCATTGCGAGCTTACTACGTTTTGCCTCAACTCATGAAGATACAAGTGAAGCGAAGGTTAGCTTAGACGCTTACATTGAACGCATGCCTGAGAAGCAGGAAAAGATCTACTACATTGTCGCGGACAGTTATGAAGCTGCTCGTGATAACCCAGCGTTGGAGATTTTCCGCAAGAAGGGCATCGAAGTATTGCTGCTGTCTGAGCGTATCGATGAGTGGCTAATGAGCCATTTGACCGAGTACAAGGAAAAATCATTCCAGTCAGTTACTCGCGGAGACCTTGACCTTGGCGAGCTTGATGATGCTGAAACCAAGAAGCAGCAAGAAGCTTCTGAAAAAGCCTTTGAAACTCAGCTGAAGCGTTTTGAGAAAGCGTTGGGTGATACGGTTAAAACAGTGCGTGTGACGCATCGTTTGACTGAATCACCGGCGTGTATTGTTACCGATGACAATGACATGAGTACGCAAATGGCCAAGCTGATGGAAGCGGCTGGACAGAAAGTACCAGAAACGAAGTATATTTTTGAAATAAACCCAGAGCATACCTTGGTTCAACGCATTGTCGAATTGGATGACGACAGTCGCTTCAGTGAGTGGGCACACGTATTGCTTGATCAAGCAACACTTGCGGAGCGCGGTAGCTTGAAAGATCCGGCTAAATTTGTCGCTCGTATGAATAAGTTGATGCTCGACTTAACGCAAGCATAA